From Streptomyces chrestomyceticus JCM 4735, one genomic window encodes:
- a CDS encoding DUF2637 domain-containing protein: MRALLARVDAVLVQAVIAAALSFAHLHDIASAAGQDGWKAWAYPVSVDLLLVAAWRRLRTSDEKAAGWCWFVIALGASLGANVATAGLLDLDDVPAWLRIIVAGWPAVAFLGGTLLVHSAAVPAEAPDAVEDQEKPTTIGDQEDAPDPAPALPPPPIPEPTPAPPAVSVPAALVEHARKVATEHHTRTGTAIDTPTLRARLGVSLPIADAIAAQL, encoded by the coding sequence ATGCGCGCCCTGTTGGCCCGCGTTGATGCGGTGCTCGTCCAGGCGGTCATCGCCGCTGCTCTGTCCTTCGCCCACCTGCACGACATCGCTTCGGCGGCCGGTCAGGACGGGTGGAAGGCATGGGCGTACCCCGTCTCCGTCGACCTGCTGCTGGTGGCTGCCTGGCGGCGGCTGCGAACCAGCGACGAGAAAGCGGCCGGGTGGTGCTGGTTCGTGATCGCGCTGGGCGCCTCCCTGGGCGCCAACGTAGCCACCGCCGGACTGCTCGACCTGGACGACGTACCGGCCTGGCTGCGCATCATCGTCGCGGGCTGGCCCGCCGTCGCCTTCCTCGGCGGCACGCTCCTCGTTCACTCCGCAGCGGTTCCGGCAGAGGCGCCCGACGCAGTCGAGGACCAGGAGAAGCCCACGACCATCGGGGACCAGGAGGACGCGCCCGATCCGGCACCGGCACTCCCGCCGCCACCGATCCCCGAACCGACTCCCGCGCCCCCTGCGGTCTCCGTCCCGGCCGCCCTGGTCGAACACGCCCGCAAGGTCGCCACCGAGCACCACACCCGCACCGGCACCGCCATCGACACCCCGACCCTGCGCGCCCGCCTCGGCGTATCCCTGCCGATCGCCGACGCCATCGCCGCTCAGCTCTGA
- a CDS encoding mobile element transfer protein — translation MSANRRFRSVTRIGPVQVGTSYDGRGREKHTAACTAPRCGFSADYDSRAAAELAARTHRCPVR, via the coding sequence ATGAGCGCCAACCGCCGCTTCCGCTCGGTCACCCGCATCGGTCCCGTCCAGGTCGGCACGTCCTACGACGGTCGCGGCCGGGAGAAGCACACCGCCGCCTGCACGGCCCCGCGTTGCGGCTTCTCCGCCGACTACGACAGCCGCGCCGCCGCCGAGCTGGCCGCACGTACCCACCGCTGCCCCGTCCGCTGA
- a CDS encoding SpdD protein, translated as MFLPKYPDSPTPPTHITSTAADSAPARRPVPQISVSTGAVAAVLLGGVVLTALLAAVAVSAVSVAVAAVVLRSLLRDHHRR; from the coding sequence GTGTTTCTGCCCAAGTACCCCGACAGTCCGACGCCGCCCACACACATCACCTCCACCGCGGCCGACTCGGCCCCCGCCCGGCGGCCCGTCCCTCAGATCTCCGTCAGCACCGGGGCCGTCGCGGCCGTCCTCCTCGGCGGCGTCGTGCTCACCGCGCTCCTGGCCGCCGTCGCCGTCTCGGCCGTGTCCGTGGCGGTCGCCGCTGTCGTCCTGCGCTCGCTGCTCCGCGATCACCACCGCCGCTGA
- a CDS encoding replication initiator: protein MPALLRQLSSLGGCTHPIRLDGHRTEHALNTHTGEIGNVLHHLDSSTLPAGHLLVRCNNRRTTRCAACSEVYRRDTFQLITSGLRGGKGVPERVAAHPRVFATFTAPGFGPVHNRPTGPTGSARRCRCGAFHDQDDAALGTALAPDTYDYEAAVLWNAHAGALWRRFSIYLRREVAKRAGLTQRAFRQYARVSFAKVAEYQKRGAVHFHAVIRLDGPTGSDTPPPAWATAELLADAIQAAATAARVDGPVIDGRAHVFTFGRQLDVRTIRSADFDGGQELTERAVAAYIAKYATKGAETATGALDRPLKFLAELAQLDINDHARRLVRTAWTLGARKELEGLRLRAWAHMLGFRGHFSTKSRRYSTTLGALRNARAEWRRAQAAAETGTDQDTTLVLAHWVYAGTGLTDAETWLAESLARDTAREHRAALDAEGDDRS from the coding sequence ATGCCCGCACTCCTGCGCCAGCTCTCCAGCCTCGGCGGCTGCACCCACCCGATCCGCCTCGACGGCCACCGCACCGAACACGCCCTGAACACCCACACCGGCGAGATCGGCAACGTCCTCCACCACCTCGACTCCTCCACCCTCCCGGCCGGTCACCTCCTGGTCCGCTGCAACAACCGCCGTACGACCCGCTGCGCGGCCTGCTCCGAGGTGTACCGCCGGGACACCTTCCAACTGATCACCTCCGGCCTACGCGGGGGCAAAGGCGTCCCGGAACGCGTCGCCGCCCACCCGCGCGTCTTCGCCACCTTCACCGCGCCAGGCTTCGGCCCGGTCCACAACCGCCCTACCGGGCCCACTGGTTCGGCCCGCCGCTGCCGCTGCGGCGCCTTCCACGACCAGGACGACGCCGCCCTCGGCACCGCACTCGCCCCCGACACCTACGACTACGAAGCCGCCGTCCTCTGGAACGCTCACGCCGGTGCCCTCTGGCGGCGCTTCTCCATCTACCTGCGCCGGGAGGTGGCCAAACGCGCCGGCCTCACGCAGCGCGCGTTCCGGCAGTACGCCCGGGTGTCCTTCGCCAAGGTCGCCGAGTACCAGAAGCGCGGCGCCGTCCACTTCCACGCGGTCATCCGCCTCGACGGCCCGACCGGCAGCGACACCCCGCCGCCCGCCTGGGCCACCGCCGAATTACTCGCCGACGCCATCCAGGCCGCCGCCACCGCCGCCCGCGTGGACGGCCCCGTGATCGACGGCCGGGCGCACGTCTTCACCTTCGGCCGCCAGCTCGACGTACGCACCATCCGCTCGGCCGACTTCGACGGCGGCCAGGAGCTGACCGAACGGGCCGTGGCCGCGTACATCGCCAAGTACGCCACCAAGGGCGCCGAGACCGCGACCGGAGCCCTCGACCGCCCGCTGAAGTTCCTCGCCGAACTCGCCCAGCTCGACATCAACGACCACGCCCGCCGCCTGGTCCGAACCGCCTGGACCCTCGGCGCCCGCAAGGAACTGGAAGGCCTTCGGCTCCGCGCCTGGGCCCACATGCTCGGCTTCCGCGGCCACTTCTCCACCAAGTCCCGCCGCTACTCCACCACCCTCGGCGCCCTCCGCAACGCCCGCGCCGAATGGCGCCGTGCTCAGGCCGCAGCAGAGACCGGGACCGACCAGGACACCACCCTCGTCCTCGCCCACTGGGTCTACGCCGGTACCGGCCTCACCGACGCCGAAACCTGGCTCGCCGAATCCCTCGCCCGTGACACCGCCCGCGAACACCGCGCTGCGCTCGACGCTGAAGGAGACGACCGGTCATGA
- a CDS encoding excisionase family DNA-binding protein, with product MTTTVIERKWHTTAEVAEMLGFGLSKTKMLVLTGEIRSVKIGRNRRILPAWVDEYVNRCATAAEEWSA from the coding sequence ATGACCACCACCGTCATCGAGAGGAAGTGGCACACCACCGCCGAAGTGGCCGAAATGCTCGGCTTCGGACTGTCCAAGACCAAGATGCTCGTGCTCACCGGCGAGATCCGTTCGGTGAAGATCGGGCGTAACCGGCGAATCCTCCCGGCTTGGGTCGACGAGTACGTCAACCGCTGCGCTACTGCGGCCGAGGAGTGGTCCGCATGA
- a CDS encoding tyrosine-type recombinase/integrase, with protein sequence MSGKRGNGEGSIYPYKNSFAAYVWVTTPDGKKKRKYVYGKTREEVHDKWIKLHADAKKGPVATRHRTVAAFLAYWLESIVKPNLAPLTYVSYEGSVRLYIAPHLGAKRLDKLTVRDVREWLTKLASECQCCAQGKDAKRAPARRRCCAAGECCEAFTSRRVIQAARDALRAALTHAVVEEEIGKNVASLVKVPKPRRRRIKPWSVVEASRFLADAAAREDPLFAAWVLVLCLGLRRGEVLGLTWKSVDFEAGELYVDHQIQRAGRQILHRETKTEESDDFLPLPALCLKALRMRRAQQTGDRKAAGDLWQDDRELIFTTKYGTPIEPGNLTRMFALRARRAGLRLIPLQKTRNTCASLLVALGVHPKVAQVILRHSKIAMTMEVYAEASEEDVRAALDSLSGAVSGTG encoded by the coding sequence ATGAGCGGCAAGCGCGGTAACGGTGAGGGGTCCATCTACCCGTACAAGAACAGCTTCGCCGCGTACGTCTGGGTGACCACGCCGGACGGCAAGAAGAAGCGCAAGTACGTCTACGGCAAGACACGCGAAGAGGTCCACGACAAGTGGATCAAGTTGCACGCCGACGCGAAGAAGGGGCCGGTGGCCACGCGACACCGCACCGTCGCCGCGTTCCTGGCATACTGGCTTGAGTCGATCGTGAAGCCGAACCTGGCGCCGCTGACCTACGTCTCGTACGAGGGGTCCGTCCGGCTCTACATCGCGCCCCACCTGGGCGCCAAGCGGCTGGACAAGCTGACCGTCCGGGACGTGCGCGAGTGGCTGACCAAGCTCGCGTCCGAGTGCCAGTGCTGTGCCCAGGGAAAGGACGCGAAACGGGCGCCCGCTCGTCGCCGCTGCTGCGCTGCTGGGGAGTGCTGTGAGGCGTTCACGTCCCGGCGGGTGATTCAGGCTGCTCGGGACGCGCTCAGGGCCGCTCTGACCCATGCGGTAGTTGAGGAAGAGATCGGGAAGAATGTCGCCTCCCTGGTGAAGGTGCCGAAGCCGCGTCGTCGCCGGATCAAGCCGTGGTCCGTCGTGGAAGCCAGCCGGTTCCTTGCTGATGCGGCTGCGCGGGAAGATCCGCTGTTCGCGGCCTGGGTGCTCGTGCTGTGCCTGGGGCTCCGCCGGGGTGAGGTGCTGGGGCTGACCTGGAAGTCCGTGGACTTCGAGGCGGGTGAGCTGTACGTGGATCACCAGATCCAGCGGGCCGGACGGCAGATCCTGCATCGGGAGACGAAGACCGAGGAATCGGACGACTTCTTGCCGCTGCCGGCGCTTTGCCTGAAGGCGCTCCGGATGCGGCGTGCGCAGCAGACCGGCGACCGGAAGGCGGCCGGTGATCTCTGGCAGGACGACCGCGAGCTGATCTTCACGACGAAGTACGGCACCCCGATCGAGCCCGGCAACCTGACGCGCATGTTCGCTCTGCGGGCTCGCCGGGCCGGGCTGCGGCTGATCCCGCTCCAGAAGACGCGCAACACGTGCGCTTCGCTGCTCGTGGCCCTCGGGGTGCACCCGAAGGTCGCGCAGGTGATCCTGCGGCACTCGAAGATCGCGATGACGATGGAGGTGTACGCGGAG